In Novosphingobium kaempferiae, the DNA window GATGTTGCGGACGATCGGGCCTCTTTCTTGCCGGATTTTCGGCGCGCTGCCCCGAAAAGATCGGCGGGCCGGAGCGCGGTCGGCGCCAGTCGGTAGCGCCCCGGCTTGTTGCGCCCCGGCGCGCCGGGCTCCCCTCCGAGCATCGGCCCGGTTGCCGTTTGCAGTTTGCCATTTGCCGTTTGTCATCCGGGGTGGCACAGGCGAGCGGCAGGGGCCAATAGACATGACGATACGCGATGACGTGGAAAAGCTGGTGGTGCGTCTCGCGCCGAGGCCCGTGTGCGACGAATGCGTTGCGCATACGCTGGGCCTGTCAATGCTTCATCACGTCGACCAGGCAACCCGCGAACTGGCCGGAAGCAACGGCTTCGAGCGCCGCAAGGACACCTGCAGCCTGTGCGGCGAGACACGTCCGGTCACAGCTCGCAACTGACTGGCCGCAATCGCCCGCCCCCATCTGATCGCCCGCAACTGACCGCCTGCAACGGCTTGGCGGCGCCTGCCTTCCCTATCCTGCCCCGGCATCTCCTGGCATGCCCCCGCCATGCCCCAACATGTCCCGACACCGGCGCGGCAGCGGCGTTCCGTCCGGGCGCGGCGGATCCTTTCCGGTGGGTGAAGGCGGTGGACTCCGGGCGTTGCCGATGGGGAGGCGGTGGCGTCTGATGCTGCGGCAGGGCGAGCGGCGTATGGTCGGCACCCAAGTCTCCTTGCCGTATGTCTCCGCACCCATTCCCGGCTCCAGGGGCATCGACCTGGAACGCTTGACGGTCCTGCCGAACCATCGCGCGCCGGGTTATTTCCCCGCCCGCGAGCGGGCTCCTCGCGGCCGCTTCGCTCTCAAATAACCCGGCCCGCTCCGGTCCTCCGCTCCGCTTCGGCCTGCGGTCAGCAGTCCCGCCCAATGCGTCCCGGACGGCGTGCCCATCGCCCGGAAATGGTCCGGAAAAAGCGATGATCAAGGAGAAGTTCAATGCCTGCCATCGGATACGTCACCCGCGAAGGCCGCAGCTTCAAGGGCCAGCTTCGCACCCTCTCGATCCGCGCCGAGATCGAGATCGCTCCCAACCCACGCAAGACCGCCGAATCCCATCCCGACTACCGCGTCGTCTCGGCCGGTGTCGAGGTCGGGGCAGGGTGGCTGCGCCGCTCGGAAGCCTCGGGCAACGACTACGTGTCGCTCAGCTTGGCCGCACCCGAATTCGGCCCGCGGCGCATCTACGCCAACCTGGGCCGGGCCGCCGGGCAGGACGACGAGGATGCCTTCGCGATCATCTGGAACCCCGCCGACTGATCGCCGTCCCCCGCGCCCGCCCGGGCGCGGGGGGCACATCGACCGGCGTCCCAAGGCGCAACGTTCGGCATCCCCAATCCCTCATCGGCAGCGACCCGGGCAGGTGGACATGCCCGCCGCAGGTCCGCCCGAAAGGGGGAGGGTCGGAATCGCGTATAGCCGATTGCGACCCTCCCCGGGCGGGGAAACGTGGGTCAGATCGAGTGTCCTTGGCGGGCGGCACGGGGCCGCCCGGATCGAAAGGACCGATATCCATGGACAGTGGCGACGAGATCGATCGCGCGCGCCGCGCGAAGCAGGGCTCACCCTTCCTCAACACCGAGCAGGCGGCCAGCTACCTCAAGATTTCTGCGCGCCTGCTGAAGCGGATGCGCCGACGCGGCGACGGGCCGATCTATCGGCGGCACAGCCGCTACGTGCAGTACCACATCGACGAGCTCGATGCCTGGAGTGTCGCCAACGCCGGGCGGGAGATTGCGCTATGAGCATCCACCGGACCTCCCTTGGGGAACGTCCACTGCTGTCATGGGGCACGGACCTGCGTGCTGCCCGTGCGCGCCGTCGCCGCCACCGCCGGCTGTGGCGGCGATACGGTCTCGCCCTCGGCCTGCTGGCAGCCGCCGTCAACTGGACGATCGTCTACCCGCCCGCACCGCGGCTGGTGTGGAATGCGAGTTCGAGCGCGCCGGTGGGCCTCTATTCCGTCGACCCTGGACCCCGCGTGAAGCCCTTTCATCGCGGCGATATGGTGATCGCGCGCCTGCCGCCGCCGTGGCGCGATCTGGCCGCATCGCGCCGCTACCTTCCCGCCAATGTGCCGCTGGTGAAGCGGGTCGCGGCAGCGTCGGGAGACGAGATCTGCGGGGCGGGCGACATGGTGCGGCTCAATGGCAGGCCGCTCGTCCGCAGGCTGGTGCGCGACCGTGCCCGGAGCATCCTGCCCTGGTGGAACGGATGCCTGCGGCTCGGCAGCGACGACTACCTGCTGGTGATGCCCGGTTCGGCATGGTCGTTCGACGGCCGCTATTTCGGGATCACGAAAGGCACCGAGATCATCGGTCTGGCGGACCTGCTTTGGGCGCGCTGACGGGCCTGCCGGGCCATGCCGCGTCGCGGCCCGGCGATCGGCAGATCACCTCGGTGCAGGACCCGGCACGGCGCTCGTCGCGACCCATGGCGCGAGGTGTCCTGCACCTTCGCCGGTTCGCCGCGACCATCGCGCTGGGGCTGGCGATCGTGCCGTGCGCAAGGGGCCAGGACATCGGTCGATGGCGGCCGCTCATTGCCGAAGCCTCGGCACGTTTCGATGTCCCGCCCGCGTGGATCGAGGCGGTCATGCGGGCCGAGAGCGGGGGACGTGCGACCATCGACGGCAGGCCGATCCGCAGCCCGAAAGGCGCGATCGGTCTCATGCAGCTCATGCCGGGAACCTGGGCGGAACTGCGCGGGCAGCTGCATCTGGGCGACGATCCCGACGAGCCGCGCGACAATATCCTTGCCGGCACCTACTATCTGCGCCTGCTCCACGACCGGTTCGGGTTCCCGGGGCTCTTCGCGGCGTACAATGCCGGGCC includes these proteins:
- a CDS encoding DUF736 domain-containing protein produces the protein MPAIGYVTREGRSFKGQLRTLSIRAEIEIAPNPRKTAESHPDYRVVSAGVEVGAGWLRRSEASGNDYVSLSLAAPEFGPRRIYANLGRAAGQDDEDAFAIIWNPAD
- a CDS encoding helix-turn-helix domain-containing protein is translated as MDSGDEIDRARRAKQGSPFLNTEQAASYLKISARLLKRMRRRGDGPIYRRHSRYVQYHIDELDAWSVANAGREIAL
- a CDS encoding S26 family signal peptidase; translated protein: MSIHRTSLGERPLLSWGTDLRAARARRRRHRRLWRRYGLALGLLAAAVNWTIVYPPAPRLVWNASSSAPVGLYSVDPGPRVKPFHRGDMVIARLPPPWRDLAASRRYLPANVPLVKRVAAASGDEICGAGDMVRLNGRPLVRRLVRDRARSILPWWNGCLRLGSDDYLLVMPGSAWSFDGRYFGITKGTEIIGLADLLWAR